CCATATTACTCAATCCTAGATCCTTTCTATTATTGCTCTTACAAAAAATCCGTGATGAGAGTCATCGCAAGACAATTGCCTTTCATCAAAAAAGACGCAAGAAAAGACTCATCTCTAGTGCTTTAGACAACATCCCCGGCATTGGCCCCATCAAAAAAAAACGACTTCTTACCCACTTTGGCAGCATAGAAAGAATCAAAAAAGCCTCTACCCAAGATCTTCTGCAAATCAAAGGAATTACTCAATCTGATGTAGATGCTCTGCAAAAAGGGCTTAAATTCAAGTTAGCAAAATAAGTTATCTAATAAACATGCTTAAAATTTTCCCTGTACTAATTAAGTGAAAAATATTTATAATACATTCGTATTTTTTGATTTTAGAGTTAAGGAAATGAGATAATGATTGCTGCAAACGAATCCCGGTTTGTTCTAAGAGTTAATCAATTAGACCAACCTCTTGGTCTGATTGAAAAATATGAAGCTCATCGCAAGGGGCTCTTACATCGCGCTTTTTCTGTTTTTCTTTTCCGTCATTTTAATTCCTCTTTTCAATTGCTTCTTCATCAGAGAGCTTTAAAAAAGTATCATTCGGGAGGACTATGGACCAATACTTGTTGTAGTCATGCTGAAAAGACCACTCCTCTTGAACAAACTGCTAAAAATAGACTAAAAATGGAGATGGGATTTTCTTGCAAACTTGATCTAATCGGTTCATTTTATTATAAGGCTAATGTTGGTAATGAAATGATAGAACATGAAATTGACCATGTCTTTATTGGCTTACACAATCCACGCTTTATTCGACCTAATCCTCAGGAAGTTCAAAACTATAAATGGGTAGATGTGGAGATCCTCCAGAGATTGCCTCAGAAAAGCCGAGAAGAGTTCACCGTCTGGTTTTTTCAAGGCCTTGAATTAGCTTCTAACTTCATCAAAATATTTCCTAT
This genomic interval from Candidatus Rhabdochlamydia sp. T3358 contains the following:
- the idi gene encoding isopentenyl-diphosphate Delta-isomerase — its product is MIAANESRFVLRVNQLDQPLGLIEKYEAHRKGLLHRAFSVFLFRHFNSSFQLLLHQRALKKYHSGGLWTNTCCSHAEKTTPLEQTAKNRLKMEMGFSCKLDLIGSFYYKANVGNEMIEHEIDHVFIGLHNPRFIRPNPQEVQNYKWVDVEILQRLPQKSREEFTVWFFQGLELASNFIKIFPIE